TTGTCTTCATTAAAAGTGTATAAAGTAGAATTCTCAAAAACAATTTGAGGTTGTTCTTCTATATTTTTATCTTTTTCTCTAGGTGCAATTACAATTATAGTTGATATAAAAGAACAAATTAACAAAATATAAGCAAAATATTTTATAGCCATAAGTTTAAAAATTCCTCTTCTAAACCATCTTCTTTGAAAATATACTCCATCATTTCTCTAACAGCACCTTCTCCACCTTTATTTTTGCAAACTACATTAACTATTTCTTTTATGTATTTTGAACCATTTTGTGGAGTAAAAGATAATCCTGCTTTTTTAAGCATCTTATAATCATTTAAATCATCACCAATGGCAGCTACTTCACCCCAAGAAATATTCTCTTTTTTTAAAATCTCTTCTAAAACTTCATCTTTATTGTGTACACCTTGATGAAGATGTTCTATATTTAAATCTTTTGCTCTTTTTTCTACTAAAGAAGATTTTCTTCCAGTTATAATAGCTGCTTTTTTGCCAAATTTTTTTGTCCATGCAGCAATTGCTAAACCATCAGATACATCAAAAGATTTTATTTCATCACCATTATTTGTATAAATAATTTTTCCATCAGTTAAGGTTCCATCAACATCAAGAACAATTAACTTAATCATAAAACCCCTTTAGTACTAGGAATTCCCAATCTTTCATTTTTTGCTAGTGCTCTTCTTAAAGCTACTGCAAAAGCTTTAAAAGAAGCTTCTAAAATATGGTGTTTATTTCTTCCTCTTTCATTTATAATATGAGTAGTTAATCCTGCATTCATAACAAGTGCATGGAAAAATTCTTCAGCAAGTTCAACATCAAACTCTCCTACTTTACCACTAACATTTACCTCATATATTAA
This DNA window, taken from Arcobacter sp. F2176, encodes the following:
- a CDS encoding HAD family hydrolase, with the translated sequence MIKLIVLDVDGTLTDGKIIYTNNGDEIKSFDVSDGLAIAAWTKKFGKKAAIITGRKSSLVEKRAKDLNIEHLHQGVHNKDEVLEEILKKENISWGEVAAIGDDLNDYKMLKKAGLSFTPQNGSKYIKEIVNVVCKNKGGEGAVREMMEYIFKEDGLEEEFLNLWL